In the genome of Nonlabens sp. MB-3u-79, one region contains:
- a CDS encoding cytochrome P450, producing MRKIEQIPALTFLAKSRQIYKDPLPFHRENFKKYGNTFKISPKPGLMIHFTCDEKITQHILQKNQKNFNKSTLQTEDLGKYIGHGLLTENGEKWRANRKLIQPAFYKKSISSLMRTMDEVIQEEFSKIKTDQAIDVYEIFNNLAFKVVARSLFDLGDIDDLEEKISRLQFITEKAQKMLIKELRIPWMKWYFDREWLSGDNSVPHALELIEEARDILRNIINNRRSSDRESRDLLDMLLHSTYEDGSYMEDDQLVDEILVLFIAGHETTANALSFAAQLLAQHPETIAKASKEISHLDNEDLMTGLMAMPYIKQCVDETLRMYPPAYVTDRVALEADSCEDIAIEKGSIWLISFYEMHRRKDLWKDPEVFNPDRFAPGKAKEYRDFYFPFGAGPRMCVGNNFAVFEMILVIARMLERFDITPVHDFIDYHPLITLKPRNAQLLFKKKVTTDY from the coding sequence ATGAGAAAAATAGAACAAATTCCAGCACTTACATTTCTAGCAAAATCCAGACAGATTTATAAGGATCCGTTACCTTTTCATAGAGAGAACTTTAAAAAGTACGGCAATACCTTTAAAATAAGTCCCAAGCCAGGATTGATGATTCACTTTACCTGTGATGAAAAAATCACCCAGCACATACTTCAAAAGAACCAAAAGAACTTCAATAAATCCACATTACAAACCGAAGATCTTGGAAAATACATAGGTCACGGTTTACTCACAGAGAACGGTGAAAAATGGCGTGCAAATCGCAAGCTGATACAGCCGGCTTTTTATAAAAAATCTATTTCGTCTCTGATGAGAACCATGGACGAAGTCATTCAAGAAGAATTTAGTAAGATCAAAACAGATCAAGCGATTGATGTGTATGAAATCTTTAATAACCTCGCGTTTAAGGTAGTCGCTAGAAGCCTATTTGATTTAGGCGACATAGATGACTTGGAAGAGAAAATTTCTAGACTTCAATTCATTACCGAGAAAGCACAAAAAATGCTCATCAAAGAATTGAGAATTCCATGGATGAAATGGTACTTTGATAGAGAATGGCTTTCTGGAGATAACAGTGTACCGCATGCTTTAGAGCTTATTGAAGAAGCTCGTGATATCCTTAGAAACATCATTAACAACCGCAGGTCCAGCGATAGAGAGTCTAGAGACCTTCTCGATATGTTATTGCACAGCACCTATGAAGACGGGTCCTATATGGAAGACGACCAGTTGGTGGATGAGATATTGGTATTGTTTATTGCGGGTCATGAAACCACGGCAAATGCATTGAGTTTTGCAGCGCAGTTGCTCGCACAGCATCCAGAAACTATTGCTAAAGCCAGTAAAGAGATCAGCCATCTGGACAATGAAGATCTCATGACCGGTTTAATGGCTATGCCTTACATCAAACAATGCGTGGATGAAACCTTGAGAATGTATCCGCCTGCTTATGTAACCGATCGTGTGGCGCTGGAAGCAGACAGCTGTGAAGATATAGCAATTGAAAAGGGCAGTATATGGCTCATTTCGTTTTATGAAATGCATCGGAGGAAAGATCTTTGGAAAGATCCAGAGGTTTTTAATCCAGATCGTTTTGCGCCGGGCAAGGCTAAAGAATATAGAGATTTTTATTTTCCTTTTGGTGCGGGTCCTCGTATGTGTGTAGGGAATAATTTTGCCGTTTTTGAAATGATTCTCGTTATCGCTAGAATGTTAGAGCGTTTTGACATTACACCAGTACATGACTTTATTGATTACCACCCATTGATTACTTTAAAGCCTAGAAATGCGCAGCTTCTTTTCAAGAAGAAAGTAACTACTGACTATTAG
- the ruvB gene encoding Holliday junction branch migration DNA helicase RuvB → MNENLDPSGDHFSNEENDFDRALRPLSFDDFAGQDQVLENLKIFVAAANGREEALDHTLFHGPPGLGKTTLAHILANELGVGIKVTSGPVLDKPGDLAGLLTNLDERDVLFIDEIHRLSPIVEEYLYSAMEDYKIDIMIETGPNARTVQINLAPFTLIGATTRSGLLTAPMRARFGIASRLQYYNTEILSTIVIRSAEILNVPIDHVAAIEIAGRSRGTPRIANALLRRVRDFAQIKGNGTIDMPIAKYALEALNVDAHGLDEMDNKILTTIIDKFKGGPVGITTLSTAVSESAETIEEVYEPFLIQQGFIIRTPRGREVTEHAYKHLGRVKANNAGGLFNQ, encoded by the coding sequence ATGAATGAAAATCTTGATCCTAGTGGCGACCATTTTTCCAATGAGGAAAACGACTTTGATAGAGCCTTAAGGCCATTATCTTTTGATGATTTTGCAGGGCAAGATCAAGTATTAGAGAACTTAAAGATATTTGTTGCCGCCGCTAATGGTCGGGAAGAAGCATTGGATCACACGCTTTTTCATGGACCTCCTGGGCTTGGTAAAACAACTTTGGCGCATATTCTAGCTAACGAGCTAGGTGTTGGTATAAAGGTCACTTCTGGCCCCGTATTAGATAAGCCAGGTGATCTTGCGGGTTTGCTCACTAACCTGGACGAACGCGATGTTCTTTTTATAGACGAGATCCATAGATTAAGCCCCATTGTAGAAGAGTACCTCTATAGTGCTATGGAGGATTATAAGATCGATATCATGATTGAGACCGGTCCCAATGCTAGAACCGTACAGATTAATCTTGCTCCGTTTACTTTAATCGGCGCTACCACGAGATCAGGATTGCTTACTGCTCCTATGAGAGCGAGGTTTGGTATCGCTTCTAGATTGCAATACTACAATACGGAAATACTTTCTACCATCGTCATAAGAAGTGCCGAAATACTGAACGTACCTATAGACCACGTAGCGGCAATCGAGATTGCTGGTCGCAGTCGTGGTACCCCACGTATTGCAAATGCATTATTGAGACGGGTAAGAGATTTTGCTCAAATCAAAGGGAATGGTACCATAGACATGCCTATAGCAAAATACGCACTAGAAGCATTAAACGTAGATGCGCATGGTCTCGACGAGATGGATAATAAAATTCTTACGACCATTATCGATAAATTCAAAGGTGGCCCAGTAGGTATTACGACCCTGTCCACCGCAGTGTCAGAAAGCGCAGAAACTATTGAAGAAGTGTACGAGCCCTTCTTAATACAACAAGGTTTTATCATTAGAACTCCTAGAGGTCGTGAGGTAACAGAGCATGCTTATAAGCACTTAGGGAGAGTGAAAGCAAACAATGCGGGGGGTTTATTTAATCAATAA